One genomic segment of Impatiens glandulifera chromosome 6, dImpGla2.1, whole genome shotgun sequence includes these proteins:
- the LOC124942622 gene encoding peroxidase 25 — protein sequence MGFPTKGQLRTGFYSSSCPRAEDIVRSTVEAHFKNDTTIAPGLLRLHFHDCFVRGCDASILIKGSSSEMNAIANGGLRGFEVIDDAKAQLESLCPGIVSCADILALAARDGVDLIHGPSWGVPTGRRDGKVSLSSEVTNMPSPFDSIDVQKQKFAAKGLNDHDLVTLSGAHTIGHTSCLFVGYRLYNFTRTGNPDPTLDQDFLTQLQGQCPKGVGSDSKRIPLDKDSPLDFDAGYFKNVRDGKAVLESDQRLLADPDTRDVVETYASKIKGLLGFRFEYEFGKAMVKMSNIEVNVGAQGEIRKICSKFN from the exons ATGGGTTTTCCAACAAAAGGACAACTAAGGACGGGATTTTATTCTTCGTCTTGTCCTAGAGCCGAAGATATTGTTAGGTCAACCGTCGAAGCTCACTTCAAGAACGACACTACCATTGCCCCCGGCTTACTTCGTCTTCATTTCCACGATTGTTTTGTTAGG GGATGTGATGCATCGATTCTGATAAAGGGATCTTCATCCGAAATGAATGCTATAGCAAACGGAGGACTAAGAGGATTTGAAGTGATTGATGATGCGAAAGCCCAACTTGAATCCTTGTGTCCCGGGATTGTCTCGTGTGCTGATATTCTTGCATTAGCTGCCCGTGATGGAGTAGACTTG ATCCATGGTCCAAGTTGGGGAGTGCCAACAGGAAGAAGAGATGGGAAGGTGTCCTTATCTTCAGAGGTCACAAACATGCCCTCTCCCTTTGATTCCATTGATGTTCAAAAGCAGAAATTTGCTGCAAAAGGCCTCAATGATCATGACCTAGTCACTCTATCTG GAGCACATACTATTGGCCACACCAGTTGTTTGTTTGTTGGATATAGGTTATACAACTTTACTCGGACGGGTAACCCGGATCCAACGTTAGACCAAGACTTTTTGACCCAACTCCAAGGGCAGTGCCCTAAGGGAGTTGGTAGTGACTCTAAAAGAATTCCTTTGGATAAGGATAGTCCACTCGATTTTGACGCTGGTTATTTCAAGAACGTTCGTGATGGAAAGGCTGTCCTTGAGTCGGACCAAAGGCTATTGGCCGATCCAGATACTAGAGATGTGGTGGAAACGTACGCGAGTAAAATAAAAGGATTGTTGGGATTTAGATTCGAATATGAGTTTGGTAAGGCTATGGTTAAGATGAGCAATATTGAAGTTAATGTTGGAGCTCAAGGAGAGATTAGGAAGATATGTTCCAAGTTTAATTAG
- the LOC124944033 gene encoding uncharacterized protein LOC124944033: MKQIQPIPMSLTQTSDMQPSAGPLFFNQIGPHVPVLCMPLSANLTEVPCLTGEVNFTNASEVWKGYVCEVSTGICTTPGRITPEAYTELISSLNVSYAHYEYGSFLVDLVDSTYVKETFMDISNNFCPSLRHSTKLMCSIGCLWSRKKASKICDETNEPISSTSSFQEYYIGGRGKY; this comes from the exons ATGAAACAAATACAGCCGATACCAATGTCTTTAACGCAGACATCAGACATGCAGCCGTCTGCTGGACCGTTGTTCTTCAACCAAATAGGCCCTCATGTGCCTGTGCTTTGCATGCCACTCAGTGCCAACCTCACCGAAGTCCCATGCTTAACCGGTGAAGTTAATTTCACTAATGCCTCCGAG GTGTGGAAGGGTTATGTTTGCGAGGTTTCTACGGGGATTTGTACAACTCCTGGGCGGATTACTCCTGAAGCGTACACGGAGCTAATTTCGTCGCTAAACGTGAGCTACGCACATTACGAGTATGGATCATTCCTTGTGGATCTTGTGGACTCTACATATGTGAAGGAAACATTTATGGACATATCAAACAACTTTTGTCCTAGTCTAAGGCATTCAACAAAATTGATGTGTAGCATTGGATGTCTTTGGTCGAGAAAGAAGGCGTCGAAAATATGCGATGAAACAAATGAACCAATTTCCTCCACCTCCTCCTTCCAGGAATACTACATTGGTGGTCGCggaaaatattga